A region of Toxorhynchites rutilus septentrionalis strain SRP chromosome 1, ASM2978413v1, whole genome shotgun sequence DNA encodes the following proteins:
- the LOC129763119 gene encoding uncharacterized protein LOC129763119, with protein sequence MPSRFRSEDNNKESYRGVKRTGMEFKRSSGRDGRDGGSERYVSAYRNGSGNGDSYRGGASFGGGGGGGGRDKWTMESKSLQKVNWSKMQLAPFEKNFYREHAAIRNRSQREVDSFLAKHDITLIGDCPKPIAEFDEINLPDRLLDEIEKQGFQKPTPIQSQGWPIALSGLNLVAVAKTGSGKTLGYMLPAIVHISQQKNESHVRGPTVLVLAPTRELAQQIQQVASDFGDSSGIRNTCLFGGSSKGPQAGALRRGVEIVIATPGRLIDFLETGTVTLQRVTYLVLDEADRMLDMGFEPQIRKILEQIRPDRQTLMWSATWPKEVQRLARDFLNDYVQINVGSLELSANHNITQHVEIIEEYDKNSRLEKLLVDLYSRGHPGKIIIFATTKRKCDHLTNHLRRSGQDAVSMHGDKSQQERERALHRFRNSRDCILVATDVAARGLDVDGIKVVINFDFPTQAEDYVHRIGRTGRSNTTGEAYTFFTSNERKSAKDLVAILEEAKQVVPPELLKWRYMGGGGGGFSRYGGGGGGGSRFGGNQRGRGSSNGYGGGYGGSSNGYGGSSNGYGGSSNGYGGSSNGYRGSSGANGTSGYHKSYE encoded by the coding sequence ATGCCTTCAAGGTTCAGAAGTGAAGACAACAACAAGGAATCGTACCGTGGTGTGAAGCGTACCGGAATGGAATTCAAGCGCAGCTCTGGTCGGGATGGTCGTGACGGTGGTAGCGAGCGATATGTGAGCGCATATCGTAATGGTTCTGGCAATGGTGACAGCTATCGTGGCGGTGCTAGcttcggcggcggcggcggcggtggaGGACGCGATAAGTGGACAATGGAAAGTAAGTCTCTGCAAAAAGTCAACTGGAGTAAAATGCAGCTAGCTCCGTTTGAGAAAAACTTCTATCGTGAGCACGCCGCCATCAGGAATCGATCCCAGCGTGAGGTCGATAGTTTTCTGGCGAAACACGACATCACTCTGATTGGGGACTGCCCGAAGCCAATCGCCGAGTTCGACGAGATAAACTTGCCGGACAGATTGCTGGACGAGATTGAAAAGCAAGGATTCCAGAAACCAACGCCAATCCAGTCTCAGGGATGGCCGATAGCCCTCAGCGGGCTGAACTTGGTCGCGGTGGCCAAGACCGGTTCCGGCAAAACTCTCGGCTATATGTTGCCCGCGATCGTACACATCAGTCAGCAAAAAAATGAAAGTCACGTGCGCGGTCCTACTGTCCTGGTACTTGCTCCTACCCGAGAGTTGGCCCAGCAAATTCAACAGGTAGCTAGCGACTTTGGTGATTCATCGGGTATTCGTAATACCTGCCTGTTCGGAGGCTCAAGCAAAGGACCCCAGGCGGGTGCTCTGCGGCGAGGAGTGGAAATTGTTATTGCGACTCCCGGTCGTTTGATCGATTTTCTTGAAACTGGCACCGTCACGCTTCAACGCGTGACCTATTTGGTGCTGGACGAAGCGGATCGTATGTTGGATATGGGCTTCGAACCTCAAATCAGAAAGATTCTAGAGCAGATTCGCCCCGATCGTCAGACTCTTATGTGGTCTGCTACGTGGCCGAAGGAGGTACAACGGCTTGCTCGTGATTTTCTGAATGATTACGTCCAGATCAACGTGGGTTCGCTAGAGCTATCGGCCAACCATAACATCACACAGCATGTGGAAATTATCGAGGAGTATGACAAGAATTCGCGTCTTGAGAAGCTGCTGGTTGACTTGTATTCCCGGGGTCATCCGGGTAAAATTATCATCTTCGCCACGACCAAGCGCAAGTGTGACCATCTCACCAATCATCTTCGTCGCAGTGGTCAGGATGCGGTCAGTATGCATGGCGACAAGAGCCAGCAGGAACGCGAACGTGCATTGCACCGATTCCGCAACTCGAGGGACTGCATCCTGGTGGCAACGGACGTAGCCGCTCGTGGTCTCGATGTCGACGGTATCAAGGTGGTCATCAATTTTGACTTCCCAACACAGGCGGAAGATTATGTGCACCGAATTGGTCGCACGGGTCGGTCCAATACGACCGGAGAGGCGTACACTTTCTTCACTTCGAACGAGCGTAAGAGTGCCAAGGATTTGGTGGCTATCCTGGAGGAGGCTAAACAGGTGGTGCCCCCGGAGTTGCTCAAGTGGCGCTACATGGGAGGAGGCGGAGGTGGCTTCTCGCGCTATGGTGGCGGAGGAGGTGGCGGAAGCCGCTTCGGAGGCAATCAGAGGGGACGTGGCTCGTCCAATGGGTACGGCGGAGGATATGGTGGATCATCCAATGGATACGGTGGAAGCTCCAATGGATACGGCGGGAGTTCCAATGGATATGGTGGAAGCTCCAATGGGTATCGTGGGAGCTCGGGAGCAAATGGTACATCAGGATATCACAAGTCTTACGAATAA